A window of the Janthinobacterium agaricidamnosum NBRC 102515 = DSM 9628 genome harbors these coding sequences:
- a CDS encoding AraC family transcriptional regulator, producing MPEALLHAVQRYTDKQTGDSPFATAIKGFTILRSDHEKPPSHLIFKPALCIVVQGAKWALFGDRHVDYGPGQALLVSVEMPAFGRVAQASADRPYLGLVIEFDLAVMREVMEQLDTPPQTGSRVASSVFVTDFDGPLADCALRMVRLLDTPQAIGLLYPAIMREMCYWLLSGPHGSEVAGMALGSRHAQRIVGAIHALRDRYAETVSIEELAVIAQLSPSAFHRQFKMLTSMTPLQYQKQLRLLEARRLMVADAANVETSAFRVGYESASQFSREYARMFGAPPRRDIAALKTGGASLHGAL from the coding sequence ATGCCCGAAGCATTGCTGCACGCCGTTCAGCGCTATACCGATAAGCAGACTGGCGACAGTCCGTTCGCCACCGCGATCAAGGGATTCACCATCCTGCGCTCGGACCATGAAAAACCGCCGAGTCACCTGATCTTCAAGCCGGCGCTGTGCATCGTCGTGCAGGGCGCGAAATGGGCGCTGTTCGGCGACCGGCACGTCGATTACGGTCCAGGCCAGGCGCTGCTGGTCAGCGTCGAAATGCCGGCGTTCGGCCGGGTCGCGCAAGCCAGCGCCGATCGGCCTTACCTGGGTTTGGTCATCGAATTCGACCTGGCCGTGATGCGCGAGGTGATGGAGCAGCTGGATACGCCACCGCAAACGGGCAGCCGCGTCGCCAGCAGTGTGTTCGTTACCGATTTCGACGGGCCGCTGGCCGATTGCGCGCTGCGCATGGTGCGCCTGCTCGATACGCCGCAAGCGATCGGCCTGCTGTATCCGGCCATCATGCGCGAGATGTGTTACTGGCTGCTGAGCGGTCCGCACGGCAGTGAAGTGGCCGGCATGGCGCTGGGCAGCCGTCATGCGCAGCGCATCGTCGGCGCGATCCACGCCTTGCGCGACCGTTACGCGGAAACGGTCAGCATCGAGGAGCTGGCGGTGATAGCGCAGCTGAGTCCGTCGGCGTTTCACCGGCAATTCAAGATGCTGACGTCGATGACGCCGCTGCAATACCAGAAGCAGTTGCGCTTGCTGGAAGCGCGTCGGCTGATGGTGGCCGATGCGGCCAACGTCGAGACGAGCGCATTCCGGGTCGGTTATGAAAGTGCGTCGCAGTTCAGCCGCGAATATGCGCGCATGTTCGGCGCGCCGCCGCGGCGCGATATCGCCGCCCTGAAAACCGGCGGCGCCTCGCTTCACGGCGCCTTGTAA
- a CDS encoding SDR family NAD(P)-dependent oxidoreductase — protein MQNSSKIALITGGNRGLGRNTLLHLAERGIDSIFTYCSNRAEADHVIAAVHALGRKAVAIQLDTAASASFDSFVQQVRRALAELGAQGVDYLVNNAGTSHHKPFTDVTEDELDALYQVHVKGVFFLTQKLLPLIQDDGRIVNISSGLTRIVIPGSIAYAAMKGAVEILTRYQAKELGARGIAVNTVAPGAITTDFSGGMVRDNPELNQRVAGMTALGRAGVPDDVGAMIASLLSEDQRWVNAQRIEVSGGMCI, from the coding sequence ATGCAAAACAGCAGCAAGATCGCGCTCATTACCGGCGGCAATCGCGGCCTTGGCCGCAACACCCTGCTCCATCTCGCCGAACGCGGCATCGATAGCATCTTCACCTATTGCAGCAACCGGGCCGAAGCGGACCACGTCATCGCCGCCGTCCACGCTCTCGGACGCAAGGCCGTCGCGATCCAGCTGGACACCGCCGCATCCGCCTCGTTCGACAGCTTTGTGCAACAAGTGCGGCGAGCGCTGGCCGAACTGGGCGCGCAAGGTGTCGATTACCTGGTCAACAATGCCGGCACTTCGCATCACAAACCATTCACCGATGTCACCGAAGACGAACTGGATGCGCTGTACCAGGTTCACGTCAAGGGCGTGTTCTTCCTGACGCAAAAACTGCTGCCGCTGATCCAGGATGACGGCCGCATCGTCAACATTTCCAGCGGCCTGACCCGCATCGTGATTCCCGGCAGCATCGCGTATGCGGCGATGAAGGGTGCGGTCGAAATCCTGACCCGCTACCAGGCCAAGGAACTGGGCGCGCGCGGCATCGCCGTCAACACCGTCGCCCCCGGTGCGATCACGACCGATTTCAGCGGCGGCATGGTGCGCGACAATCCCGAACTGAACCAGCGCGTGGCCGGCATGACGGCGCTGGGACGCGCCGGTGTGCCCGACGATGTGGGCGCGATGATTGCGTCGCTGCTATCGGAGGATCAGCGCTGGGTCAATGCGCAGCGGATTGAGGTGTCGGGGGGGATGTGTATTTAA
- a CDS encoding heme-degrading domain-containing protein: MSIETDLAKIAEQEKRLRFARLDYEMLWQLGAAIRTLARERGLALAIDIRVAGETIFYNAMPGTSPNNADWARRKRNTVDALHTSSYAVGLAGERDGTTLEQKSGRPQRDFATHGGSFPLMVDGLGAIGTVTVSGAPQRIDHAIVVEALAAMIGVPLAEVALD; the protein is encoded by the coding sequence ATGAGCATCGAAACCGACCTGGCAAAAATCGCCGAACAGGAAAAACGCCTGCGCTTTGCGCGTCTCGACTACGAGATGCTGTGGCAGTTGGGCGCCGCTATCCGCACGCTGGCGCGCGAGCGCGGCCTGGCGCTGGCGATCGACATCCGCGTCGCCGGCGAGACCATTTTCTATAACGCCATGCCGGGCACCTCGCCGAACAACGCCGACTGGGCGCGCCGCAAGCGCAACACGGTCGACGCCTTGCACACCAGTTCCTATGCGGTGGGCCTGGCCGGGGAACGCGATGGCACCACGCTGGAACAGAAATCCGGCCGCCCGCAGCGCGACTTCGCCACCCACGGCGGCAGCTTCCCGCTGATGGTCGACGGTCTGGGCGCGATCGGCACCGTCACCGTGTCCGGCGCGCCGCAGCGTATCGATCATGCGATCGTGGTCGAGGCGCTGGCCGCGATGATCGGCGTGCCGCTGGCGGAAGTCGCGCTGGATTAA
- a CDS encoding non-ribosomal peptide synthetase: MTTNDQTLPPVPLTSGQMSMWLGARFASPDTNFNLAEALDISGDIDPQRFLAALRAVANETEAPRLRFGDDGSGPRQWLTDTYDGEIPYLDFSAEADPDGAADAWMQADFLRSQELDGGRLWLSALLRTGPHNYTWYHRCHHIALDGYGASLLARRVAELYTALCEQRPAADSTLAPLAALIEDDNAYQASGRNARDRQYWIERFSDKPDPFSLAGQRAPSGGLLRQTAYLPAAQVEALSALGRELGATLPQVLTAVIAAYLYRVTGNPDMVLGMPLTARHNERMRRVPAMVANAMPLRLAIGGALPLAELIGEVGRQMRQVMRHQAYRYEQLRADLNLLGNQRQLFTTVVNIEAFDYDFRFAGQLATPRNMSNGTAEDLGIFLYERGNGQDLQIDFDANPALYTAATLAGHQARLLGFIGALLADPAQRVGQVALLRDDERQRLLHGWNDTAAAVPATTLTALLERRAGASADAVALRCEGRQFTYAELHRRANQLARLLLARGAGPGAIVAIAVPRSLDLMVALLATLKTGAAYLPLDPDYPPERLAFMLADAAPVCLLASGAPATQLEGQLADHASLLLRLDTAAAGAALDAAGDAPLSDAERGAVLVPLHPAYLIYTSGSTGTPKGVLVSHQAIVNRLLWMQHRYGLQADDRVLQKTPSSFDVSVWEFFWPLIDGATLVMAKPGGHKDAHYLAGLIAAESITTLHFVPSMLELFLLEPDAVACTSLRRVICSGEALAPALQAQFRQRLTCELHNLYGPTEAAVDVTSWQCQDGAGEERVPIGFPIWNTQLYVLDDALQPVPAGVGGELYLAGTGLAQGYLRRPLLSAERFIANPHGAPGSRMYRSGDLACWRADGSLDYLGRADQQLKLRGFRIEPGEIEALLLGHPDVAQAAVIAREDTPGERRLVAYLVGHPGSDPAPAELRALLAAALPEYMVPSSFVNLPALPLGPSGKLDRKALPAPERQAATQYSAPRTPTERILATMWAEALHLERVGVDDNFFELGGHSLMIIQLMSMIRQHFLIDLPVDTLFQVSTIAGLAALLDQDAAALPGVIPMPRPQHIPLSFAQNRLWLMNQLEDGNPAYNMPLALRLTGPLERDALRAALGDLVQRHESLRTIYPTAAGVPHQLVLDGAQAQPLLLTTSSSEDQLAPLLRNAAVHRFRLEREAPLRATLFQLEEDEHVLLLLTHHIAGDGASLLPLARDLSLAYDARCQSRAPDWAPLPVQYADYTLWQNALLGSEDDPASLAARQSAFWQETLRGLPEQLALPADHPRPATPSYRGGVVPLRINRQLHAQLLQVASDGQASLFMVLQALLAALLSRLGAGSDIAIGTPVGGRSDHALDGLIGCFVNTLVLRTDTSGRPGLRTLLSRVRANNLAAYAHQELPFDRLVDLLRPQRSRASHPLFQVMLGFQNSSRASFSMAGVAVTPQPVTVDTAKFDLSFILTEQRDSDGLPAGIGGGIQYSSDLFEQSTVEAIAGRLLRLLEEACAAPDAALADIDLLQARERQRLLGDNGGLARMLEPLSLAQMVERHALGAPEATALVTEHGDVSYQMLNLRANRLAHLLRRRGVRPGSLVATVLPRSFNLVLAHLAIVKAGAAYLPIDPHHMAARIPFVLRQAAPHTVLSSVELAQQHGLQDAPGTLLLDDDHNVAIMALQPDYNPGLPVHPQDAAYLIYTSGSSGVPKGVLVPHAGLSSLGASMSETFGLNPSARVLQFSSCGFDASIMDQLMAFHSGAALVLPDAASQQPLGDELVQLLQRHAISHALIPPAALATLPPAELPLLRTLVVGGDSCPPALVQRWSRGRRMFNAYGPTEITICASISAPMQLAGPASIGRPVWNTRLYVLDEQLQLLPPGVAGELYIAGAGLARGYLGQPVLSAERFVANPYGQPGSRMYRSGDLARWAADGSLDFLGRADQQVKLRGFRIEPGEIETLLLRQPGVAQAAVLLREDTPGAARLVAYLVPAEDGAELPVAQLRDSLVRVLPDYMVPAVFVTLAALPLNQSGKLDRRALPAPPQQRQAAIAYAAPQGATEQALAQIWSEALQVGQVGRHDNFFELGGHSLLAIQLGMRIREQLHADFPHAGIYSHPELAELATLVDGLRAGVAAKVRPDLARDLLLPRHIQPQAASAPLQPQRVFLTGASGFVGSHLLAALLRDSAASVVCHVRGDSPQAARERLRASMATRQLEALWDDSRIEVLAGDLGAPGLGLSEADAEAIRERCDAIYHCAAQVDFLHPYASLKPANVDSLVTLLDWTARGRPKSLHYVSTLAVIDPGNGASVTERSPLAVSDGLADGYSQSKWVADTLAREAQARGLPVTIYRLGAVTGDHDHALCNAADLIWRVARLYADLGAIPDMDLPLNLTPVDDVARAILGLAGHAAARGQVYHLMGQQRLRVGDIAPVFARLGVALEALPLEPWLQRARARLVETGQRDLAAVLAILDQYDTAATPPDVSGDATQTQLEALGVPIRPVDRELLERYFINLGIRRATPAAIDATAGA, translated from the coding sequence ATGACGACCAACGACCAGACTCTGCCCCCCGTGCCGCTGACCTCGGGCCAAATGTCGATGTGGCTGGGGGCGCGTTTCGCTTCGCCCGACACCAACTTCAACCTGGCCGAGGCGCTCGACATCAGCGGCGATATCGACCCGCAGCGCTTCCTGGCGGCACTGCGCGCGGTCGCCAACGAAACCGAGGCGCCGCGCCTGCGTTTCGGCGACGACGGCAGCGGGCCGCGCCAATGGCTGACGGACACCTATGACGGCGAGATCCCGTATCTCGATTTCAGCGCCGAGGCCGATCCGGACGGCGCCGCCGACGCCTGGATGCAAGCCGACTTCCTGCGCAGCCAGGAACTCGACGGCGGCCGGCTGTGGCTGTCGGCGCTGCTGCGCACCGGGCCGCACAACTACACCTGGTATCACCGCTGCCACCACATCGCGCTCGACGGTTACGGCGCCAGCCTGCTGGCGCGCCGCGTGGCCGAACTGTACACCGCGCTGTGCGAACAACGCCCCGCCGCCGACAGCACGCTGGCGCCGCTGGCCGCGCTGATCGAGGACGACAACGCCTACCAGGCCTCGGGCCGCAACGCGCGCGACCGCCAATACTGGATCGAGCGTTTCAGCGACAAGCCCGATCCGTTCAGCCTGGCCGGCCAGCGCGCGCCCAGCGGCGGCTTGCTGCGCCAGACCGCCTACCTGCCGGCGGCCCAGGTCGAGGCGCTGTCCGCGCTGGGCCGCGAACTGGGCGCGACGCTGCCGCAAGTGCTGACCGCCGTCATCGCCGCCTATCTGTACCGGGTCACCGGCAATCCCGACATGGTGCTCGGCATGCCGCTGACGGCGCGCCACAATGAGCGCATGCGGCGCGTGCCGGCCATGGTCGCCAACGCCATGCCGCTGCGGCTGGCGATCGGCGGCGCGCTGCCGCTGGCCGAGCTGATCGGCGAAGTCGGACGCCAGATGCGCCAGGTCATGCGCCACCAGGCCTACCGCTACGAACAGCTGCGCGCCGACCTGAACCTGCTGGGCAACCAGCGCCAGTTGTTCACCACCGTGGTCAATATCGAAGCGTTCGACTACGATTTCCGCTTCGCCGGCCAGTTGGCCACGCCGCGCAATATGTCCAACGGTACCGCCGAAGATCTCGGCATTTTCCTGTACGAACGCGGCAACGGACAAGACTTGCAGATCGACTTCGACGCCAACCCGGCGCTGTACACGGCGGCCACGCTGGCCGGCCACCAGGCCCGCCTGCTGGGTTTTATCGGCGCGCTGCTGGCCGATCCGGCACAGCGCGTCGGCCAGGTGGCGCTGCTGCGCGACGACGAGCGCCAGCGCTTGCTGCATGGCTGGAACGACACTGCCGCCGCCGTGCCCGCCACCACGCTGACGGCGCTGCTGGAACGGCGCGCCGGGGCCAGCGCCGACGCGGTCGCGCTGCGCTGCGAGGGCCGGCAATTCACTTACGCCGAACTGCACCGCCGCGCCAACCAGCTGGCGCGCCTGCTGCTGGCGCGCGGCGCCGGCCCGGGCGCCATCGTCGCGATCGCCGTGCCGCGCTCGCTGGACCTGATGGTGGCGCTGCTGGCGACGCTGAAGACCGGCGCCGCCTACCTGCCGCTGGACCCCGATTACCCGCCCGAGCGGCTCGCCTTCATGCTGGCCGACGCGGCCCCGGTATGCCTGCTGGCCAGCGGCGCGCCCGCGACGCAACTGGAAGGCCAACTGGCCGATCATGCGTCCCTGTTGCTGCGCCTCGATACGGCAGCCGCCGGCGCCGCGCTGGACGCCGCCGGCGACGCGCCGCTCAGCGATGCCGAACGCGGCGCGGTGCTGGTCCCGCTGCATCCGGCCTACCTGATCTACACCTCCGGCTCGACCGGCACGCCGAAAGGCGTGCTGGTGTCGCACCAGGCCATCGTCAACCGCCTGCTGTGGATGCAGCACCGCTACGGCTTGCAGGCCGACGACCGGGTGCTGCAAAAAACGCCGTCCAGTTTCGATGTGTCGGTATGGGAATTCTTTTGGCCGCTGATCGACGGCGCCACGCTGGTGATGGCAAAACCGGGCGGCCACAAGGATGCGCATTACCTGGCCGGCCTGATCGCCGCCGAGTCCATCACGACGCTGCATTTTGTGCCGTCGATGCTGGAACTGTTCCTGCTCGAACCGGACGCCGTCGCCTGCACCTCGCTGCGCCGCGTGATTTGCAGCGGCGAGGCGCTGGCCCCGGCGCTGCAAGCCCAGTTCAGGCAGCGCCTCACTTGCGAGCTGCACAATCTGTACGGCCCGACCGAGGCCGCGGTCGACGTCACCAGCTGGCAGTGCCAGGATGGAGCGGGCGAGGAACGGGTGCCGATCGGCTTCCCGATCTGGAACACCCAATTGTATGTGCTCGACGATGCGCTGCAGCCGGTGCCGGCCGGCGTCGGCGGCGAGCTGTATCTGGCCGGCACGGGGCTGGCGCAAGGCTATCTGCGGCGTCCGCTGCTCAGCGCCGAACGCTTCATCGCCAACCCGCACGGCGCGCCAGGCAGCCGCATGTACCGCAGCGGCGACCTGGCCTGCTGGCGCGCCGATGGCAGCCTGGATTACCTGGGCCGGGCCGACCAGCAATTGAAGCTGCGCGGCTTCCGCATCGAGCCGGGCGAGATCGAAGCCCTGCTGCTGGGCCACCCGGACGTGGCCCAGGCCGCCGTCATCGCGCGCGAAGACACGCCCGGCGAGCGGCGCCTGGTGGCCTACCTGGTCGGCCATCCCGGCAGCGACCCGGCGCCGGCCGAGCTGCGCGCATTGCTGGCCGCCGCGCTGCCGGAATACATGGTGCCGTCCAGCTTCGTCAACCTGCCGGCCCTCCCGCTGGGCCCGAGCGGCAAGCTGGACCGCAAGGCCCTGCCGGCGCCGGAACGCCAGGCGGCCACCCAGTACAGCGCGCCGCGCACGCCGACCGAACGCATCCTGGCCACCATGTGGGCCGAGGCGCTGCATCTCGAACGGGTCGGCGTGGACGACAATTTCTTCGAGCTGGGCGGCCATTCGCTGATGATCATCCAGCTGATGTCGATGATACGCCAGCACTTCCTGATCGACTTGCCGGTCGACACACTGTTCCAGGTGTCGACCATCGCCGGCCTGGCCGCGCTGCTGGACCAGGATGCGGCGGCGCTGCCGGGCGTGATACCGATGCCGCGCCCGCAGCACATTCCACTGTCGTTCGCGCAAAACCGGCTGTGGCTGATGAACCAGCTGGAAGACGGCAATCCGGCCTACAACATGCCGCTGGCGCTGCGCCTGACCGGCCCGCTGGAGCGGGACGCGCTGCGCGCGGCGCTGGGCGACCTGGTGCAGCGCCACGAAAGCCTGCGCACCATCTACCCAACCGCGGCCGGCGTGCCGCACCAGTTGGTGCTCGACGGCGCGCAGGCGCAGCCGCTGCTGCTGACCACCAGCAGCAGCGAAGACCAGTTGGCGCCGCTGCTGCGCAACGCCGCCGTGCACCGCTTCCGGCTGGAACGCGAGGCGCCGCTGCGCGCCACGCTGTTCCAGCTGGAGGAAGACGAGCATGTGCTGCTGCTGCTGACCCACCACATCGCCGGCGACGGCGCCTCGCTGCTGCCGCTGGCGCGCGACCTGAGCCTGGCCTACGATGCGCGCTGCCAGTCGCGGGCGCCGGACTGGGCCCCGCTGCCGGTGCAATACGCCGACTACACCTTGTGGCAAAACGCGCTGCTCGGCAGCGAAGACGATCCGGCCAGCCTGGCGGCGCGCCAGTCCGCCTTCTGGCAAGAGACGCTGCGCGGCCTGCCGGAACAACTGGCGCTGCCGGCCGACCATCCGCGCCCTGCCACGCCGAGCTACCGCGGCGGCGTGGTGCCGCTGCGGATCAACCGGCAACTGCACGCGCAATTGCTGCAAGTGGCCAGCGACGGCCAGGCCAGCCTGTTCATGGTGCTGCAAGCGCTGCTGGCGGCGCTGCTCAGCCGTCTCGGCGCCGGCAGCGACATCGCCATCGGCACCCCGGTCGGCGGCCGCAGCGACCATGCGCTGGACGGCTTGATCGGCTGCTTCGTCAATACGCTGGTGCTGCGCACCGACACGTCCGGCCGGCCCGGCCTGCGCACGCTGCTGTCGCGCGTGCGGGCCAATAACCTGGCCGCCTACGCGCACCAGGAATTGCCGTTCGACCGGCTGGTCGACTTGCTGCGGCCGCAGCGCTCGCGCGCCAGCCACCCGCTGTTCCAGGTCATGCTGGGTTTCCAGAACAGCAGCCGGGCCAGCTTCAGCATGGCCGGCGTGGCGGTCACGCCGCAGCCGGTCACGGTCGACACCGCCAAGTTCGACCTGTCCTTCATCCTGACCGAACAGCGCGACAGCGACGGCTTGCCGGCCGGCATCGGCGGCGGCATCCAGTACAGCAGCGACCTGTTTGAGCAGAGCACCGTGGAAGCCATCGCCGGCCGCCTGCTGCGCCTGCTGGAAGAGGCGTGCGCGGCGCCGGACGCGGCGCTGGCCGACATCGACCTGCTGCAGGCGCGGGAACGCCAGCGCCTGCTGGGCGACAACGGCGGCCTGGCCCGCATGCTGGAGCCCTTGAGCCTGGCGCAGATGGTGGAACGCCACGCCCTCGGCGCGCCGGAAGCGACCGCGCTGGTCACCGAGCACGGCGACGTCAGCTACCAGATGCTGAACCTGCGCGCCAACCGGCTGGCGCATTTGCTGCGCCGGCGCGGCGTGCGCCCCGGATCGCTGGTCGCCACCGTGCTGCCGCGCTCCTTCAACCTGGTGCTGGCGCACCTGGCCATCGTCAAGGCCGGCGCGGCCTACCTGCCGATCGACCCGCACCACATGGCGGCGCGGATCCCGTTCGTGCTGCGGCAGGCGGCGCCGCACACGGTGCTGTCCAGCGTGGAGCTGGCCCAGCAGCACGGCCTGCAGGACGCGCCCGGCACGCTGCTGCTGGACGACGACCACAACGTGGCGATCATGGCGCTGCAGCCGGACTACAACCCCGGCCTGCCGGTGCACCCGCAAGACGCCGCCTACCTGATCTACACTTCCGGTTCCAGCGGCGTGCCGAAAGGCGTGCTGGTGCCGCACGCCGGCTTGAGCAGCCTGGGCGCCAGCATGAGCGAAACCTTCGGCCTGAACCCCAGCGCGCGCGTGCTGCAGTTTTCATCGTGCGGTTTCGACGCGTCGATCATGGACCAGCTGATGGCCTTCCATAGCGGCGCGGCGCTGGTGCTGCCGGATGCGGCCAGCCAGCAGCCGCTGGGCGACGAACTGGTCCAGCTGCTGCAGCGGCACGCCATCAGCCACGCGCTGATACCGCCGGCCGCGCTGGCGACGCTGCCGCCGGCCGAACTGCCGCTGCTGCGCACGCTGGTGGTCGGCGGCGACAGTTGCCCGCCGGCGCTGGTGCAGCGCTGGTCGCGCGGCCGGCGCATGTTCAACGCCTACGGTCCGACCGAAATCACGATTTGCGCCAGCATCAGCGCGCCGATGCAACTGGCCGGTCCGGCGTCGATCGGCAGGCCGGTGTGGAATACCCGGCTGTACGTGCTCGACGAGCAATTGCAATTGCTGCCGCCCGGCGTGGCCGGCGAACTGTATATCGCCGGCGCCGGCCTGGCGCGCGGCTACCTGGGCCAGCCGGTGCTCAGCGCCGAGCGCTTCGTCGCCAATCCCTATGGGCAGCCCGGCAGCCGCATGTACCGCAGCGGCGACCTGGCGCGCTGGGCCGCCGACGGCAGCCTCGATTTCCTGGGCCGGGCCGACCAGCAGGTCAAATTGCGCGGCTTCCGCATCGAGCCGGGCGAAATCGAAACGCTGCTGCTGCGCCAGCCCGGCGTGGCGCAAGCGGCCGTGCTGCTGCGCGAAGACACGCCCGGCGCGGCGCGCCTGGTGGCTTACCTGGTGCCGGCCGAAGATGGCGCCGAACTGCCGGTCGCGCAGCTGCGCGACAGCCTGGTGCGGGTGCTGCCCGACTATATGGTGCCGGCCGTCTTCGTCACGCTGGCGGCGCTGCCGCTGAACCAGAGCGGCAAGCTGGACCGGCGCGCATTGCCGGCGCCGCCGCAGCAGCGCCAGGCCGCCATCGCCTACGCCGCGCCGCAAGGCGCCACCGAACAGGCGCTGGCGCAGATCTGGTCCGAGGCGCTGCAAGTCGGCCAGGTCGGCCGGCACGACAACTTCTTCGAACTGGGCGGCCACTCGCTGCTGGCGATCCAGCTCGGCATGCGCATCCGCGAGCAATTGCACGCCGACTTCCCGCACGCCGGCATCTACAGCCATCCCGAACTGGCCGAACTGGCGACGCTGGTGGACGGCCTGCGCGCCGGCGTCGCCGCCAAGGTGCGCCCGGACCTGGCGCGCGACCTGCTGCTGCCGCGGCACATCCAGCCACAAGCCGCATCGGCGCCGCTGCAGCCGCAACGGGTATTCCTGACCGGCGCCAGCGGCTTTGTCGGCAGCCACCTGCTGGCAGCGCTGCTGCGCGACAGCGCCGCCAGCGTGGTCTGCCACGTGCGCGGCGACAGCCCGCAAGCGGCGCGCGAGCGGCTGCGGGCCAGCATGGCGACGCGCCAGCTGGAAGCGCTGTGGGACGACAGCCGCATCGAGGTGCTGGCGGGCGACCTGGGCGCACCGGGCCTCGGCCTGAGCGAAGCCGACGCCGAGGCGATCCGCGAACGCTGCGACGCGATCTACCATTGCGCCGCGCAAGTCGACTTCCTGCATCCGTACGCCAGCCTGAAACCGGCCAACGTCGACAGCCTGGTGACGCTGCTCGACTGGACCGCGCGCGGCCGGCCGAAAAGCCTGCACTACGTCTCGACGCTGGCGGTGATCGATCCCGGCAACGGCGCCAGCGTGACCGAACGTTCGCCGCTGGCGGTGTCGGACGGGCTGGCCGACGGCTACAGCCAGAGCAAATGGGTGGCCGACACGCTGGCGCGCGAGGCGCAGGCGCGCGGCCTGCCGGTGACCATCTACCGGCTCGGCGCCGTGACCGGCGACCATGACCACGCGCTGTGCAACGCGGCCGACCTGATCTGGCGGGTGGCGCGGCTGTACGCCGACCTGGGCGCGATCCCGGACATGGACTTGCCGCTGAACCTGACCCCGGTCGACGATGTCGCCCGCGCCATCCTCGGCCTGGCCGGCCACGCCGCCGCGCGCGGCCAGGTGTATCACCTGATGGGCCAGCAGCGGCTGCGGGTCGGCGACATCGCGCCGGTGTTCGCCCGGCTCGGCGTGGCGCTCGAGGCGCTGCCGCTGGAGCCATGGCTGCAGCGGGCCCGCGCGCGGCTGGTCGAAACCGGCCAGCGCGACCTGGCGGCGGTGCTGGCCATCCTCGACCAGTACGACACGGCGGCCACGCCGCCCGACGTGTCCGGCGACGCCACCCAGACCCAGCTGGAAGCGCTGGGCGTGCCGATCCGCCCGGTCGACCGCGAACTGCTGGAACGCTATTTCATCAACCTCGGCATCCGGCGCGCCACGCCGGCCGCCATCGACGCCACCGCAGGAGCCTGA
- a CDS encoding glycosyltransferase, with the protein MPTYLICATAMPGHVLPMLAIGQHLAGLGHRVLVHTSSQFRPQVEAAGATLVPFQAAIDHDYRTLDQRHPEWRRLGGGHARLCYGLKHFFADAIEPQLAGIRAVLARQEVDAILVDTMFCGSLPLLLGPRAARPPIVGIGITALSLSSCDTAFFGTALPPLATPEGQARNLAMNRNLKQAMFGEVQRYFSQRLAAVGAPALPDCVLDTMITLPDRYLQLTAAEFEYPRSDLPASVRFVGPLTPPASRNFAAPDWWPELDDGRPVVLVTQGTLANDDPGQLILPTLAALAERPDLQVIATTGGPVPERLAAAAPANARVLPFVPYDRLLPKVAVMVTNGGYGAVNHALSLGVPLVLAGATEEKPEIAARVAWSGAGVNLGTGQPGPRQLAQAVHSVLTEPRYRQRAAALRDSFARYSALASITAELRALHAAQNADAEHDHYTTEGVI; encoded by the coding sequence ATGCCTACTTATCTGATTTGCGCCACCGCGATGCCCGGCCATGTACTGCCGATGCTGGCCATCGGCCAGCACCTGGCCGGCCTCGGACACCGGGTGCTGGTCCATACCAGCAGCCAGTTCCGGCCCCAGGTCGAGGCGGCCGGCGCCACGCTGGTGCCGTTCCAGGCCGCCATCGACCACGACTACCGCACGCTCGACCAGCGCCATCCCGAGTGGCGCAGGCTGGGCGGCGGACACGCCCGGCTATGCTACGGCCTGAAGCATTTCTTCGCCGATGCGATCGAACCGCAACTGGCCGGCATCCGCGCCGTGCTGGCGCGGCAAGAGGTCGACGCGATCCTGGTCGACACCATGTTTTGCGGCAGCCTGCCGCTGCTGCTCGGGCCACGCGCGGCGCGCCCGCCTATCGTCGGGATCGGCATCACCGCGCTGTCGCTGTCGAGCTGCGACACGGCCTTTTTCGGCACCGCGCTGCCGCCGCTGGCCACGCCCGAGGGACAAGCCCGCAACCTGGCGATGAACCGCAACCTGAAACAAGCCATGTTCGGCGAGGTGCAGCGCTATTTCAGCCAGCGCCTGGCCGCCGTCGGCGCGCCGGCGCTGCCCGATTGCGTGCTCGATACCATGATCACGCTGCCCGACCGCTACCTGCAACTGACGGCGGCCGAATTCGAGTATCCGCGCAGCGACCTGCCCGCCTCGGTGCGCTTCGTCGGCCCGCTGACGCCGCCGGCCAGCCGCAATTTCGCCGCGCCGGACTGGTGGCCGGAACTCGACGACGGCCGGCCGGTGGTGCTGGTGACGCAGGGTACGCTGGCCAATGACGACCCGGGCCAGCTGATCCTGCCGACGCTGGCGGCGCTGGCCGAGCGGCCCGACCTGCAAGTGATCGCCACCACCGGCGGTCCGGTGCCGGAGCGGCTGGCTGCGGCGGCGCCGGCCAACGCCCGCGTGCTGCCGTTCGTGCCGTACGACCGGCTATTGCCGAAGGTGGCCGTGATGGTCACCAATGGCGGCTACGGCGCCGTCAACCACGCACTCAGCCTCGGCGTGCCGCTGGTGCTGGCCGGCGCCACCGAAGAGAAGCCCGAGATCGCCGCGCGCGTCGCCTGGAGCGGCGCCGGCGTCAATCTCGGCACCGGCCAGCCCGGCCCGCGGCAACTGGCGCAGGCGGTGCACAGCGTACTGACCGAGCCGCGCTACCGGCAGCGCGCCGCGGCGCTGCGCGACAGCTTCGCCCGCTACAGCGCGCTGGCCAGCATCACGGCCGAACTGCGCGCCCTGCACGCGGCGCAAAACGCGGACGCGGAACACGACCACTACACTACCGAAGGAGTAATCTGA